In a genomic window of Streptomyces pristinaespiralis:
- a CDS encoding glycosyltransferase, producing the protein MRVLLSTYGSRGDVEPLVGLAVRLRELGAEVRVCAPPDEDFAQRLAGVGVPLVPVGPSARALTKAAPPASSLPERGAALIADVFAAVPPAAEGCDVLVATGPMPAAAGALSVAEKLGIPSVSVTFQQLTLPSPHHPPLAYAGRPFPPDVTDNRVLWELDAQSIDALFGEALNTSRASAGLPPVTGVRDYVFGDRPWLATDPVLDPWQEPADLDVVQTGAWTLPDERPLPDELAAFLDAGEPPVYVGFGSMPLHTSTDAAHVVVEAVRAQGRRVLLSRGWADLALTDDHDDCFAVGEVNHQALFGRVAAVVHHGGAGTTTTATLSGTPQVVVPQSVDQPYWASRVAELGIGAAHDGPTPTLESLSAALGAALTPETRDRAKAVAGKVRTDGAMVAAKLLFDTVGQEWPPPSA; encoded by the coding sequence TGCGCGCCGCCGGACGAGGACTTCGCGCAGCGCCTGGCCGGTGTGGGCGTGCCGCTGGTCCCGGTCGGCCCGTCGGCGCGCGCGCTGACGAAGGCGGCGCCGCCGGCGTCGTCCCTGCCCGAGCGCGGCGCCGCGCTGATCGCCGATGTGTTCGCCGCGGTCCCCCCGGCGGCCGAGGGATGTGACGTCCTGGTGGCGACCGGCCCGATGCCGGCCGCGGCCGGCGCACTGTCGGTGGCCGAGAAGCTGGGCATCCCCTCGGTGTCCGTGACCTTCCAGCAGCTCACCCTGCCGTCGCCGCACCACCCGCCGCTGGCGTACGCGGGCAGGCCCTTCCCGCCGGACGTGACCGACAACCGGGTGCTGTGGGAGCTGGACGCACAGAGCATCGACGCACTGTTCGGTGAGGCGCTCAACACCAGCCGGGCGTCGGCGGGCCTGCCGCCGGTGACGGGCGTCCGCGACTACGTCTTCGGCGACCGCCCGTGGCTTGCGACGGACCCGGTCCTCGACCCGTGGCAGGAGCCGGCGGACCTCGACGTGGTGCAGACCGGCGCGTGGACCCTGCCGGACGAACGCCCGCTGCCCGACGAGTTGGCGGCGTTCCTGGACGCGGGCGAACCACCGGTGTACGTGGGCTTCGGCAGCATGCCCCTGCACACGTCGACGGACGCCGCCCACGTGGTGGTCGAGGCGGTCCGCGCGCAGGGCCGCCGCGTACTCCTCTCCCGCGGCTGGGCCGACCTGGCGCTGACCGACGACCATGACGACTGCTTCGCCGTCGGCGAGGTCAACCACCAGGCGCTCTTCGGCCGGGTGGCCGCCGTCGTGCATCACGGCGGTGCGGGCACGACGACGACGGCCACCCTTTCCGGCACGCCGCAGGTGGTGGTGCCCCAGTCGGTCGACCAGCCCTACTGGGCAAGCCGGGTGGCCGAGTTGGGCATCGGCGCGGCCCATGACGGTCCGACCCCGACCCTCGAGTCCCTGTCGGCCGCGCTCGGGGCTGCCCTGACGCCGGAGACCCGGGACCGGGCGAAGGCCGTGGCCGGCAAGGTCCGCACCGACGGAGCGATGGTGGCCGCGAAGCTGCTGTTCGATACGGTCGGCCAG